From a single Candidatus Eremiobacterota bacterium genomic region:
- a CDS encoding ankyrin repeat domain-containing protein: MNAAKVVMAIIVTGVILFFLLIIIVLHQGWIANVSHGSYSHCSRNIMEIASALESYAQDHEGSYPLSLAELTPAYLKSIPLCNGNTLHAFCIGPLRFGRLKGKGVDTYSRGYVAGSALNKGAGSYMLCCSGLNHRFAYIQGCQAGPDQPSISSEDKDRLARFKEDKKKEKTAQEVWPLCTAARQGDLSKIADLLKKKPALVNARDSQNFAPLDHAVCNGKVDAVKLIIEKGGDVNGKAVNGFTALHRAIYGNKFEMCKLLVSLGADVNAEDVKGTTPLTMATNTGCNEIAVFLCTRGAQIKDVFDAAKAGDIDKIRHYIEKDPSSSNKKDSWGRTPLHWAAAGGHEEVVEYLILKGSAVTAKDGQGSTPLHLAGANNSLKAVKILVDKGADVNAGDNRLQTPVFRASLKAHKEIVEFLLSKGADINVKDQTGYTPLRWARKFGNKDMESLLTSHGAR, translated from the coding sequence ATGAATGCAGCGAAAGTCGTTATGGCAATAATCGTAACAGGCGTGATACTGTTTTTTCTCTTAATTATCATTGTGCTCCATCAGGGCTGGATAGCCAATGTGAGTCACGGCTCTTACTCTCACTGCAGCCGCAATATCATGGAGATCGCTTCTGCCCTGGAGTCATATGCGCAGGACCACGAGGGAAGTTATCCTCTGTCACTGGCAGAATTGACGCCTGCTTACCTGAAATCCATTCCCCTTTGTAACGGGAATACCCTGCACGCATTCTGCATAGGTCCTCTCCGATTCGGCAGGTTGAAGGGAAAGGGAGTTGATACTTATTCACGGGGATATGTGGCTGGCTCTGCTCTCAATAAAGGAGCCGGGTCCTACATGCTCTGCTGCTCGGGATTAAATCACAGATTCGCTTATATACAAGGCTGCCAGGCCGGCCCCGATCAGCCCTCAATCTCCTCAGAAGATAAAGACAGGCTTGCCAGGTTCAAGGAAGATAAGAAAAAAGAGAAAACCGCACAGGAAGTATGGCCGCTCTGCACTGCCGCCCGACAGGGCGACCTGAGCAAAATTGCGGACCTGCTCAAAAAAAAACCGGCCCTGGTCAACGCGAGAGATTCTCAGAATTTTGCCCCTCTCGACCATGCGGTGTGTAATGGTAAGGTGGATGCCGTGAAGCTTATCATAGAAAAAGGCGGTGACGTGAACGGAAAGGCAGTCAATGGATTTACTGCGCTTCACAGAGCCATTTACGGAAATAAATTTGAAATGTGCAAGCTCCTCGTCTCACTGGGGGCTGATGTGAACGCCGAGGACGTTAAAGGCACCACACCTCTCACCATGGCAACGAACACAGGCTGCAATGAAATTGCAGTATTCCTGTGCACCAGAGGAGCTCAGATAAAGGATGTCTTCGATGCGGCAAAAGCTGGAGATATCGATAAAATCAGACATTATATCGAAAAGGATCCCTCAAGCAGCAACAAAAAAGACAGCTGGGGGAGAACTCCTCTCCATTGGGCCGCTGCCGGCGGCCACGAAGAGGTTGTGGAATACCTGATTTTAAAAGGCTCTGCAGTCACTGCAAAAGACGGCCAAGGGAGCACCCCCTTGCACCTTGCGGGCGCGAATAACAGCCTGAAGGCCGTGAAGATTCTCGTGGATAAGGGAGCCGATGTAAATGCAGGGGATAACAGGCTCCAGACCCCTGTTTTCCGCGCTTCCCTGAAAGCCCACAAGGAGATAGTGGAATTTCTCCTCTCAAAGGGCGCAGATATCAATGTGAAGGATCAAACCGGTTATACCCCGCTGAGATGGGCCAGAAAGTTCGGCAATAAGGATATGGAGAGCCTGCTGACAAGTCACGGGGCACGGTGA